A genomic region of Homo sapiens chromosome 4, GRCh38.p14 Primary Assembly contains the following coding sequences:
- the PCDH18 gene encoding protocadherin-18 isoform 2 precursor (isoform 2 precursor is encoded by transcript variant 2), with protein sequence MHQMNAKMHFRFVFALLIVSFNHDVLGKNLKYRIYEEQRVGSVIARLSEDVADVLLKLPNPSTVRFRAMQRGNSPLLVVNEDNGEISIGATIDREQLCQKNLNCSIEFDVITLPTEHLQLFHIEVEVLDINDNSPQFSRSLIPIEISESAAVGTRIPLDSAFDPDVGENSLHTYSLSANDFFNIEVRTRTDGAKYAELIVVRELDRELKSSYELQLTASDMGVPQRSGSSILKISISDSNDNSPAFEQQSYIIQLLENSPVGTLLLDLNATDPDEGANGKIVYSFSSHVSPKIMETFKIDSERGHLTLFKQVDYEITKSYEIDVQAQDLGPNSIPAHCKIIIKVVDVNDNKPEININLMSPGKEEISYIFEGDPIDTFVALVRVQDKDSGLNGEIVCKLHGHGHFKLQKTYENNYLILTNATLDREKRSEYSLTVIAEDRGTPSLSTVKHFTVQINDINDNPPHFQRSRYEFVISENNSPGAYITTVTATDPDLGENGQVTYTILESFILGSSITTYVTIDPSNGAIYALRIFDHEEVSQITFVVEARDGGSPKQLVSNTTVVLTIIDENDNVPVVIGPALRNNTAEITIPKGAESGFHVTRIRAIDRDSGVNAELSCAIVAGNEENIFIIDPRSCDIHTNVSMDSVPYTEWELSVIIQDKGNPQLHTKVLLKCMIFEYAESVTSTAMTSVSQASLDVSMIIIISLGAICAVLLVIMVLFATRCNREKKDTRSYNCRVAESTYQHHPKRPSRQIHKGDITLVPTINGTLPIRSHHRSSPSSSPTLERGQMGSRQSHNSHQSLNSLVTISSNHVPENFSLELTHATPAVEVSQLLSMLHQGQYQPRPSFRGNKYSRSYRYALQDMDKFSLKDSGRGDSEAGDSDYDLGRDSPIDRLLGEGFSDLFLTDGRIPAAMRLCTEECRVLGHSDQCWMPPLPSPSSDYRSNMFIPGEEFPTQPQQQHPHQSLEDDAQPADSGEKKKSFSTFGKDSPNDEDTGDTSTSSLLSEMSSVFQRLLPPSLDTYSECSEVDRSNSLERRKGPLPAKTVGYPQGVAAWAASTHFQNPTTNCGPPLGTHSSVQPSSKWLPAMEEIPENYEEDDFDNVLNHLNDGKHELMDASELVAEINKLLQDVRQS encoded by the exons ATGCACCAAATGAATGCTAAAATGCACTTTAGGTTTGTTTTTGCACTTCTGATAGTATCTTTCAACCACGATGTACTGGGCAAGAATTTGAAATACAGGATTTATGAGGAACAGAGGGTTGGATCAGTAATTGCAAGACTATCAGAGGATGTGGCTGATGTTTTATTGAAGCTTCCTAATCCTTCTACTGTTCGATTTCGAGCCATGCAGAGGGGAAATTCTCCTCTACTTGTAGTAAACGAGGATAATGGGGAAATCAGCATAGGGGCTACAATTGACCGTGAACAACTGTGCCAGAAAAACTTGAACTGTTCCATAGAGTTTGATGTGATCACTCTACCCACAGAGCATCTGCAGCTTTTCCATATTGAAGTTGAAGTGCTGGATATTAATGACAATTCTCCCCAGTTTTCAAGATCTCTCATACCTATTGAGATATCTGAGAGTGCAGCAGTTGGGACTCGCATTCCCCTGGACAGTGCATTTGATCCAGATGTTGGGGAAAATTCCCTCCACACATACTCGCTCTCtgccaatgatttttttaatatcgAGGTTCGGACCAGGACTGATGGAGCCAAGTATGCAGAACTCATAGTGGTCAGAGAGTTAGATCGGGAGCTGAAGTCAAGCTACGAGCTTCAGCTCACTGCCTCAGACATGGGAGTACCTCAGAGGTCTGGCTCATCCATACTAAAAATAAGCATTTCAGACTCCAATGACAACAGCCCTGCTTTTGAGCAGCAATCTTATATAATACAACTCTTAGAAAACTCCCCGGTTGGCACTTTGCTCTTAGATCTGAATGCCACGGATCCAGATGAGGGCGCTAATGGGAAAATTGTATATTCCTTCAGCAGTCATGTGTCTCCCAAAATTATGGAGACTTTTAAAATTGATTCTGAAAGAGGACATTTGACTCTTTTCAAGCAAGTGGATTATGAAATCACCAAATCCTATGAGATTGATGTTCAGGCTCAAGATTTGGGTCCAAATTCAATCCCAgcccattgcaaaattataattaAGGTTGTGGATGTTAATGACAATAAACCTGAAATTAACATCAACCTCATGTCccctggaaaagaagaaatatcttatATTTTTGAAGGGGATCCTATTGATACATTTGTTGCTTTGGTCAGAGTTCAGGACAAGGATTCTGGGCTGAATGGAGAAATAGTTTGTAAGCTTCATGGACATGGTCACTTTAAACTTCAGAAGACAtatgaaaacaattatttaatcTTAACTAATGCCACACTGGATAGAGAAAAGAGATCTGAGTATAGTTTGACTGTAATCGCTGAGGACAGGGGGACACCCAGTCTCTCTACAGTGAAACATTTTACAGTTCAAATCAATGATATCAATGACAATCCACCCCACTTCCAGAGAAGCCGATATGAATTTGTAATTTCAGAAAATAACTCACCAGGGGCATATATCACCACTGTTACAGCCACAGATCCTGATCTTGGAGAAAATGGGCAAGTGACATACACCATCTTGGAGAGTTTTATTCTAGGAAGTTCCATAACTACATATGTAACCATTGACCCATCTAATGGAGCCATCTATGCCCTCAGAATCTTTGATCATGAAGAAGTGAGTCAGATCACTTTTGTGGTAGAAGCAAGAGATGGAGGAAGCCCGAAGCAACTGGTAAGCAATACCACAGTTGTGCTCACCATCATTGACGAAAATGACAACGTTCCTGTGGTTATAGGGCCTGCATTGCGTAATAATACGGCAGAAATCACCATTCCCAAAGGGGCTGAAAGTGGCTTTCATGTCACAAGAATAAGGGCAATTGACAGAGACTCTGGTGTGAATGCTGAACTCAGCTGCGCCATAGTAGCAGGTAATGAGGAGAATATCTTCATAATTGATCCACGATCATGTGACATCCATACCAACGTTAGCATGGATTCTGTTCCCTACACAGAATGGGAGCTGTCAGTTATCATTCAGGACAAAGGCAATCCTCAGCTACATACCAAAGTCCTTCTGAAGTGCATGATCTTTGAATATGCAGAGTCGGTGACAAGTACAGCAATGACTTCAGTAAGCCAGGCATCCTTGGATGTCTCCATGataataattatttccttaggagcAATTTGTGCAGTGTTGCTGGTTATTATGGTGCTATTTGCAACTAGGTGTAACCGCGAGAAGAAAGACACTAGATCCTATAACTGCAGGGTGGCCGAATCAACTTACCAGCACCACCCAAAAAGGCCATCCCGGCAGATTCACAAAGGGGACATCACATTGGTGCCTACCATAAATGGCACTCTGCCCATCAGATCTCATCACAGATCGTCTCCATCTTCATCTCCTACCTTAGAAAGAGGGCAGATGGGCAGCCGGCAGAGTCACAACAGTCACCAGTCACTCAACAGTTTGGTGACAATCTCATCAAACCACGTGCCAGAGAATTTCTCATTAGAACTCACCCACGCCACTCCTGCTGTTGAG GTCTCTCAGCTTCTTTCAATGCTTCACCAGGGGCAATATCAGCCAAGACCAAGTTTTCGAGGAAACAAATATTCCAGGAGCTACAG ATATGCCCTTCAAGACATGGACAAATTTAGCTTGAAAGACAGTGGCCGTGGTGACAGTGAGGCAGGAGACAGTGATTATGATTTGGGGCGAGATTCTCCAATAGATAGGCTGTTGGGTGAAGGATTCAGCGACCTGTTTCTCACAGATGGAAGAATTCCAGCAG CTATGAGACTCTGCACGGAGGAGTGCAGGGTCCTGGGACACTCTGACCAGTGCTGGATGCCACCACTGCCCTCACCGTCTTCTGATTATAGGAGTAACATGTTCATTCCAGGGGAAGAATTCCCAACGCAACCCCAGCAGCAGCATCCACATCAGAGTCTTGAGGATGACGCTCAGCCTGCAGATTCCGGTGAAAAGAAGAAGAGTTTTTCCACCTTTGGAAAGGACTCCCCAAACGATGAGGACACTGGGGATACCAGCACATCATCTCTGCTCTCGGAAATGAGCAGTGTGTTCCAGCGTCTCTTACCGCCTTCCCTGGACACCTATTCTGAATGCAGTGAGGTGGATCGGTCCAACTCCCTGGAGCGCAGGAAGGGACCCTTGCCAGCCAAAACTGTGGGTTACCCACAGGGGGTAGCGGCATGGGCAGCCAGTACGCATTTTCAAAATCCCACCACCAACTGTGGGCCGCCACTTGGAACTCACTCCAGTGTGCAGCCTTCTTCAAAATGGCTGCCAGCCATGGAGGAGATCCCTGAAAATTATGAGGAAGATGATTTTGACAATGTGCTCAACCACCTCAATGATGGGAAACACGAACTCATGGATGCCAGTGAACTGGTGGCAGAGATTAACAAACTGCTTCAAGATGTCCGCCAGAGCTAG
- the PCDH18 gene encoding protocadherin-18 isoform X2, translated as MHQMNAKMHFRFVFALLIVSFNHDVLGKNLKYRIYEEQRVGSVIARLSEDVADVLLKLPNPSTVRFRAMQRGNSPLLVVNEDNGEISIGATIDREQLCQKNLNCSIEFDVITLPTEHLQLFHIEVEVLDINDNSPQFSRSLIPIEISESAAVGTRIPLDSAFDPDVGENSLHTYSLSANDFFNIEVRTRTDGAKYAELIVVRELDRELKSSYELQLTASDMGVPQRSGSSILKISISDSNDNSPAFEQQSYIIQLLENSPVGTLLLDLNATDPDEGANGKIVYSFSSHVSPKIMETFKIDSERGHLTLFKQVDYEITKSYEIDVQAQDLGPNSIPAHCKIIIKVVDVNDNKPEININLMSPGKEEISYIFEGDPIDTFVALVRVQDKDSGLNGEIVCKLHGHGHFKLQKTYENNYLILTNATLDREKRSEYSLTVIAEDRGTPSLSTVKHFTVQINDINDNPPHFQRSRYEFVISENNSPGAYITTVTATDPDLGENGQVTYTILESFILGSSITTYVTIDPSNGAIYALRIFDHEEVSQITFVVEARDGGSPKQLVSNTTVVLTIIDENDNVPVVIGPALRNNTAEITIPKGAESGFHVTRIRAIDRDSGVNAELSCAIVAGNEENIFIIDPRSCDIHTNVSMDSVPYTEWELSVIIQDKGNPQLHTKVLLKCMIFEYAESVTSTAMTSVSQASLDVSMIIIISLGAICAVLLVIMVLFATRCNREKKDTRSYNCRVAESTYQHHPKRPSRQIHKGDITLVPTINGTLPIRSHHRSSPSSSPTLERGQMGSRQSHNSHQSLNSLVTISSNHVPENFSLELTHATPAVEVSQLLSMLHQGQYQPRPSFRGNKYSRSYRYALQDMDKFSLKDSGRGDSEAGDSDYDLGRDSPIDRLLGEGFSDLFLTDGRIPAVQL; from the exons ATGCACCAAATGAATGCTAAAATGCACTTTAGGTTTGTTTTTGCACTTCTGATAGTATCTTTCAACCACGATGTACTGGGCAAGAATTTGAAATACAGGATTTATGAGGAACAGAGGGTTGGATCAGTAATTGCAAGACTATCAGAGGATGTGGCTGATGTTTTATTGAAGCTTCCTAATCCTTCTACTGTTCGATTTCGAGCCATGCAGAGGGGAAATTCTCCTCTACTTGTAGTAAACGAGGATAATGGGGAAATCAGCATAGGGGCTACAATTGACCGTGAACAACTGTGCCAGAAAAACTTGAACTGTTCCATAGAGTTTGATGTGATCACTCTACCCACAGAGCATCTGCAGCTTTTCCATATTGAAGTTGAAGTGCTGGATATTAATGACAATTCTCCCCAGTTTTCAAGATCTCTCATACCTATTGAGATATCTGAGAGTGCAGCAGTTGGGACTCGCATTCCCCTGGACAGTGCATTTGATCCAGATGTTGGGGAAAATTCCCTCCACACATACTCGCTCTCtgccaatgatttttttaatatcgAGGTTCGGACCAGGACTGATGGAGCCAAGTATGCAGAACTCATAGTGGTCAGAGAGTTAGATCGGGAGCTGAAGTCAAGCTACGAGCTTCAGCTCACTGCCTCAGACATGGGAGTACCTCAGAGGTCTGGCTCATCCATACTAAAAATAAGCATTTCAGACTCCAATGACAACAGCCCTGCTTTTGAGCAGCAATCTTATATAATACAACTCTTAGAAAACTCCCCGGTTGGCACTTTGCTCTTAGATCTGAATGCCACGGATCCAGATGAGGGCGCTAATGGGAAAATTGTATATTCCTTCAGCAGTCATGTGTCTCCCAAAATTATGGAGACTTTTAAAATTGATTCTGAAAGAGGACATTTGACTCTTTTCAAGCAAGTGGATTATGAAATCACCAAATCCTATGAGATTGATGTTCAGGCTCAAGATTTGGGTCCAAATTCAATCCCAgcccattgcaaaattataattaAGGTTGTGGATGTTAATGACAATAAACCTGAAATTAACATCAACCTCATGTCccctggaaaagaagaaatatcttatATTTTTGAAGGGGATCCTATTGATACATTTGTTGCTTTGGTCAGAGTTCAGGACAAGGATTCTGGGCTGAATGGAGAAATAGTTTGTAAGCTTCATGGACATGGTCACTTTAAACTTCAGAAGACAtatgaaaacaattatttaatcTTAACTAATGCCACACTGGATAGAGAAAAGAGATCTGAGTATAGTTTGACTGTAATCGCTGAGGACAGGGGGACACCCAGTCTCTCTACAGTGAAACATTTTACAGTTCAAATCAATGATATCAATGACAATCCACCCCACTTCCAGAGAAGCCGATATGAATTTGTAATTTCAGAAAATAACTCACCAGGGGCATATATCACCACTGTTACAGCCACAGATCCTGATCTTGGAGAAAATGGGCAAGTGACATACACCATCTTGGAGAGTTTTATTCTAGGAAGTTCCATAACTACATATGTAACCATTGACCCATCTAATGGAGCCATCTATGCCCTCAGAATCTTTGATCATGAAGAAGTGAGTCAGATCACTTTTGTGGTAGAAGCAAGAGATGGAGGAAGCCCGAAGCAACTGGTAAGCAATACCACAGTTGTGCTCACCATCATTGACGAAAATGACAACGTTCCTGTGGTTATAGGGCCTGCATTGCGTAATAATACGGCAGAAATCACCATTCCCAAAGGGGCTGAAAGTGGCTTTCATGTCACAAGAATAAGGGCAATTGACAGAGACTCTGGTGTGAATGCTGAACTCAGCTGCGCCATAGTAGCAGGTAATGAGGAGAATATCTTCATAATTGATCCACGATCATGTGACATCCATACCAACGTTAGCATGGATTCTGTTCCCTACACAGAATGGGAGCTGTCAGTTATCATTCAGGACAAAGGCAATCCTCAGCTACATACCAAAGTCCTTCTGAAGTGCATGATCTTTGAATATGCAGAGTCGGTGACAAGTACAGCAATGACTTCAGTAAGCCAGGCATCCTTGGATGTCTCCATGataataattatttccttaggagcAATTTGTGCAGTGTTGCTGGTTATTATGGTGCTATTTGCAACTAGGTGTAACCGCGAGAAGAAAGACACTAGATCCTATAACTGCAGGGTGGCCGAATCAACTTACCAGCACCACCCAAAAAGGCCATCCCGGCAGATTCACAAAGGGGACATCACATTGGTGCCTACCATAAATGGCACTCTGCCCATCAGATCTCATCACAGATCGTCTCCATCTTCATCTCCTACCTTAGAAAGAGGGCAGATGGGCAGCCGGCAGAGTCACAACAGTCACCAGTCACTCAACAGTTTGGTGACAATCTCATCAAACCACGTGCCAGAGAATTTCTCATTAGAACTCACCCACGCCACTCCTGCTGTTGAG GTCTCTCAGCTTCTTTCAATGCTTCACCAGGGGCAATATCAGCCAAGACCAAGTTTTCGAGGAAACAAATATTCCAGGAGCTACAG ATATGCCCTTCAAGACATGGACAAATTTAGCTTGAAAGACAGTGGCCGTGGTGACAGTGAGGCAGGAGACAGTGATTATGATTTGGGGCGAGATTCTCCAATAGATAGGCTGTTGGGTGAAGGATTCAGCGACCTGTTTCTCACAGATGGAAGAATTCCAGCAG TGCAGCTATGA
- the PCDH18 gene encoding protocadherin-18 isoform 1 precursor (isoform 1 precursor is encoded by transcript variant 1): protein MHQMNAKMHFRFVFALLIVSFNHDVLGKNLKYRIYEEQRVGSVIARLSEDVADVLLKLPNPSTVRFRAMQRGNSPLLVVNEDNGEISIGATIDREQLCQKNLNCSIEFDVITLPTEHLQLFHIEVEVLDINDNSPQFSRSLIPIEISESAAVGTRIPLDSAFDPDVGENSLHTYSLSANDFFNIEVRTRTDGAKYAELIVVRELDRELKSSYELQLTASDMGVPQRSGSSILKISISDSNDNSPAFEQQSYIIQLLENSPVGTLLLDLNATDPDEGANGKIVYSFSSHVSPKIMETFKIDSERGHLTLFKQVDYEITKSYEIDVQAQDLGPNSIPAHCKIIIKVVDVNDNKPEININLMSPGKEEISYIFEGDPIDTFVALVRVQDKDSGLNGEIVCKLHGHGHFKLQKTYENNYLILTNATLDREKRSEYSLTVIAEDRGTPSLSTVKHFTVQINDINDNPPHFQRSRYEFVISENNSPGAYITTVTATDPDLGENGQVTYTILESFILGSSITTYVTIDPSNGAIYALRIFDHEEVSQITFVVEARDGGSPKQLVSNTTVVLTIIDENDNVPVVIGPALRNNTAEITIPKGAESGFHVTRIRAIDRDSGVNAELSCAIVAGNEENIFIIDPRSCDIHTNVSMDSVPYTEWELSVIIQDKGNPQLHTKVLLKCMIFEYAESVTSTAMTSVSQASLDVSMIIIISLGAICAVLLVIMVLFATRCNREKKDTRSYNCRVAESTYQHHPKRPSRQIHKGDITLVPTINGTLPIRSHHRSSPSSSPTLERGQMGSRQSHNSHQSLNSLVTISSNHVPENFSLELTHATPAVEQVSQLLSMLHQGQYQPRPSFRGNKYSRSYRYALQDMDKFSLKDSGRGDSEAGDSDYDLGRDSPIDRLLGEGFSDLFLTDGRIPAAMRLCTEECRVLGHSDQCWMPPLPSPSSDYRSNMFIPGEEFPTQPQQQHPHQSLEDDAQPADSGEKKKSFSTFGKDSPNDEDTGDTSTSSLLSEMSSVFQRLLPPSLDTYSECSEVDRSNSLERRKGPLPAKTVGYPQGVAAWAASTHFQNPTTNCGPPLGTHSSVQPSSKWLPAMEEIPENYEEDDFDNVLNHLNDGKHELMDASELVAEINKLLQDVRQS, encoded by the exons ATGCACCAAATGAATGCTAAAATGCACTTTAGGTTTGTTTTTGCACTTCTGATAGTATCTTTCAACCACGATGTACTGGGCAAGAATTTGAAATACAGGATTTATGAGGAACAGAGGGTTGGATCAGTAATTGCAAGACTATCAGAGGATGTGGCTGATGTTTTATTGAAGCTTCCTAATCCTTCTACTGTTCGATTTCGAGCCATGCAGAGGGGAAATTCTCCTCTACTTGTAGTAAACGAGGATAATGGGGAAATCAGCATAGGGGCTACAATTGACCGTGAACAACTGTGCCAGAAAAACTTGAACTGTTCCATAGAGTTTGATGTGATCACTCTACCCACAGAGCATCTGCAGCTTTTCCATATTGAAGTTGAAGTGCTGGATATTAATGACAATTCTCCCCAGTTTTCAAGATCTCTCATACCTATTGAGATATCTGAGAGTGCAGCAGTTGGGACTCGCATTCCCCTGGACAGTGCATTTGATCCAGATGTTGGGGAAAATTCCCTCCACACATACTCGCTCTCtgccaatgatttttttaatatcgAGGTTCGGACCAGGACTGATGGAGCCAAGTATGCAGAACTCATAGTGGTCAGAGAGTTAGATCGGGAGCTGAAGTCAAGCTACGAGCTTCAGCTCACTGCCTCAGACATGGGAGTACCTCAGAGGTCTGGCTCATCCATACTAAAAATAAGCATTTCAGACTCCAATGACAACAGCCCTGCTTTTGAGCAGCAATCTTATATAATACAACTCTTAGAAAACTCCCCGGTTGGCACTTTGCTCTTAGATCTGAATGCCACGGATCCAGATGAGGGCGCTAATGGGAAAATTGTATATTCCTTCAGCAGTCATGTGTCTCCCAAAATTATGGAGACTTTTAAAATTGATTCTGAAAGAGGACATTTGACTCTTTTCAAGCAAGTGGATTATGAAATCACCAAATCCTATGAGATTGATGTTCAGGCTCAAGATTTGGGTCCAAATTCAATCCCAgcccattgcaaaattataattaAGGTTGTGGATGTTAATGACAATAAACCTGAAATTAACATCAACCTCATGTCccctggaaaagaagaaatatcttatATTTTTGAAGGGGATCCTATTGATACATTTGTTGCTTTGGTCAGAGTTCAGGACAAGGATTCTGGGCTGAATGGAGAAATAGTTTGTAAGCTTCATGGACATGGTCACTTTAAACTTCAGAAGACAtatgaaaacaattatttaatcTTAACTAATGCCACACTGGATAGAGAAAAGAGATCTGAGTATAGTTTGACTGTAATCGCTGAGGACAGGGGGACACCCAGTCTCTCTACAGTGAAACATTTTACAGTTCAAATCAATGATATCAATGACAATCCACCCCACTTCCAGAGAAGCCGATATGAATTTGTAATTTCAGAAAATAACTCACCAGGGGCATATATCACCACTGTTACAGCCACAGATCCTGATCTTGGAGAAAATGGGCAAGTGACATACACCATCTTGGAGAGTTTTATTCTAGGAAGTTCCATAACTACATATGTAACCATTGACCCATCTAATGGAGCCATCTATGCCCTCAGAATCTTTGATCATGAAGAAGTGAGTCAGATCACTTTTGTGGTAGAAGCAAGAGATGGAGGAAGCCCGAAGCAACTGGTAAGCAATACCACAGTTGTGCTCACCATCATTGACGAAAATGACAACGTTCCTGTGGTTATAGGGCCTGCATTGCGTAATAATACGGCAGAAATCACCATTCCCAAAGGGGCTGAAAGTGGCTTTCATGTCACAAGAATAAGGGCAATTGACAGAGACTCTGGTGTGAATGCTGAACTCAGCTGCGCCATAGTAGCAGGTAATGAGGAGAATATCTTCATAATTGATCCACGATCATGTGACATCCATACCAACGTTAGCATGGATTCTGTTCCCTACACAGAATGGGAGCTGTCAGTTATCATTCAGGACAAAGGCAATCCTCAGCTACATACCAAAGTCCTTCTGAAGTGCATGATCTTTGAATATGCAGAGTCGGTGACAAGTACAGCAATGACTTCAGTAAGCCAGGCATCCTTGGATGTCTCCATGataataattatttccttaggagcAATTTGTGCAGTGTTGCTGGTTATTATGGTGCTATTTGCAACTAGGTGTAACCGCGAGAAGAAAGACACTAGATCCTATAACTGCAGGGTGGCCGAATCAACTTACCAGCACCACCCAAAAAGGCCATCCCGGCAGATTCACAAAGGGGACATCACATTGGTGCCTACCATAAATGGCACTCTGCCCATCAGATCTCATCACAGATCGTCTCCATCTTCATCTCCTACCTTAGAAAGAGGGCAGATGGGCAGCCGGCAGAGTCACAACAGTCACCAGTCACTCAACAGTTTGGTGACAATCTCATCAAACCACGTGCCAGAGAATTTCTCATTAGAACTCACCCACGCCACTCCTGCTGTTGAG CAGGTCTCTCAGCTTCTTTCAATGCTTCACCAGGGGCAATATCAGCCAAGACCAAGTTTTCGAGGAAACAAATATTCCAGGAGCTACAG ATATGCCCTTCAAGACATGGACAAATTTAGCTTGAAAGACAGTGGCCGTGGTGACAGTGAGGCAGGAGACAGTGATTATGATTTGGGGCGAGATTCTCCAATAGATAGGCTGTTGGGTGAAGGATTCAGCGACCTGTTTCTCACAGATGGAAGAATTCCAGCAG CTATGAGACTCTGCACGGAGGAGTGCAGGGTCCTGGGACACTCTGACCAGTGCTGGATGCCACCACTGCCCTCACCGTCTTCTGATTATAGGAGTAACATGTTCATTCCAGGGGAAGAATTCCCAACGCAACCCCAGCAGCAGCATCCACATCAGAGTCTTGAGGATGACGCTCAGCCTGCAGATTCCGGTGAAAAGAAGAAGAGTTTTTCCACCTTTGGAAAGGACTCCCCAAACGATGAGGACACTGGGGATACCAGCACATCATCTCTGCTCTCGGAAATGAGCAGTGTGTTCCAGCGTCTCTTACCGCCTTCCCTGGACACCTATTCTGAATGCAGTGAGGTGGATCGGTCCAACTCCCTGGAGCGCAGGAAGGGACCCTTGCCAGCCAAAACTGTGGGTTACCCACAGGGGGTAGCGGCATGGGCAGCCAGTACGCATTTTCAAAATCCCACCACCAACTGTGGGCCGCCACTTGGAACTCACTCCAGTGTGCAGCCTTCTTCAAAATGGCTGCCAGCCATGGAGGAGATCCCTGAAAATTATGAGGAAGATGATTTTGACAATGTGCTCAACCACCTCAATGATGGGAAACACGAACTCATGGATGCCAGTGAACTGGTGGCAGAGATTAACAAACTGCTTCAAGATGTCCGCCAGAGCTAG